One Olsenella sp. oral taxon 807 DNA segment encodes these proteins:
- a CDS encoding ATP-binding domain-containing protein → MPDLASAQSADPIFQEEQEHLLEVYAQLVAIRDELTYTLEVSHRQAAQDLRDMSEEVTRDFGGVDETMETLAAIETLNSVIDAYNQSHDFDVGRLARVTLLLAQPYFAKVRLRYGTNTEPEDVYIGAAGITSGDYDSLVVDWRSPIAETYYNQRMGPCSYTVDGREVHVEMLLRRQFDISKDKLNAYFDTTVAIQDSLLLSALKHNHSEKLKAITATIQREQNEVVRHADVPALLVRGIAGSGKTSVLLQRIAYLFYHERDTLDASQVFLFTPNAVFKSYIDMVLPSLGERNPQTFTWREFFQSLGQGKRALGEDSDLATFERLERGVDALELDVHDFGEIRVNGTLLLKPSQIKGAMEKFPRAPMGPRRCALAKEELHERLDRKLSAMAKKEEVQDELLSLDLDDQLRIFGEMIDPDPADQKSVVAYTRRYLKALYSSAHDQIEAAGWLDVDHVGKRILGKANLNAVEWLYLFLLLTGGNARDARFVMVDEVQDYTAAQLTLLSRYFSRAHFLLLGDEHQAIREGTADLDQVREIFSASHAGIEECRLLTSYRSSPEITALFSSLVEEDKGRVLSSVQREGVAPQIMECDADATAYLGELRLQVSAALAQADEARGRGENFLTAIITADKPRANWLRKQLGSSVQALRKGEGLPRTGVIILALGLAKGLEFDQVIIPDAQAAVYPDSELSRRRLYTAISRAMHYVTILSQGTMTPLLGKASDS, encoded by the coding sequence ATGCCAGACCTTGCATCTGCCCAGAGCGCAGACCCCATATTTCAGGAGGAGCAGGAGCATCTCCTAGAGGTTTACGCCCAACTCGTTGCCATCAGGGACGAGCTGACCTATACGCTCGAGGTCAGCCACAGGCAGGCGGCCCAGGACCTGAGGGACATGTCCGAGGAGGTCACGCGCGACTTTGGGGGCGTGGACGAGACCATGGAGACGCTCGCCGCCATCGAGACGCTGAACTCGGTCATCGACGCCTACAACCAGTCCCACGACTTCGACGTGGGACGTCTTGCCAGGGTCACGCTGCTTCTGGCACAACCCTACTTCGCAAAGGTCAGGCTGCGCTACGGCACGAACACAGAGCCCGAGGACGTCTACATAGGTGCCGCAGGCATCACGAGCGGCGACTACGACTCGCTCGTCGTCGATTGGCGCAGCCCCATTGCCGAGACCTACTACAACCAGCGGATGGGTCCCTGCTCATACACGGTCGACGGACGCGAGGTCCACGTCGAGATGCTGCTCAGGCGGCAGTTCGACATCAGCAAAGACAAGCTCAACGCCTACTTTGACACGACCGTCGCCATACAGGACTCGCTGCTGCTCTCGGCGCTCAAGCACAATCACAGTGAGAAGCTGAAGGCGATCACGGCAACCATCCAGCGCGAGCAGAACGAGGTCGTACGACATGCCGACGTTCCGGCGCTCCTCGTGAGGGGCATCGCCGGCTCGGGCAAGACCTCCGTGCTGCTACAGCGCATAGCCTACCTCTTCTACCATGAGCGCGACACGCTCGACGCGAGCCAGGTGTTTCTCTTCACGCCCAACGCCGTGTTCAAGAGCTACATCGATATGGTCCTCCCCTCCCTGGGCGAGAGGAACCCCCAGACGTTCACCTGGAGGGAGTTCTTCCAGAGCCTCGGACAGGGAAAACGCGCACTGGGAGAGGACAGCGACCTCGCCACCTTCGAGCGACTCGAGCGGGGGGTAGATGCGCTCGAGCTTGACGTCCACGATTTTGGCGAGATACGGGTAAACGGCACGCTGCTGCTCAAGCCATCGCAGATAAAGGGTGCCATGGAGAAGTTCCCACGCGCACCGATGGGGCCTAGGCGCTGCGCGCTCGCGAAGGAGGAGCTTCACGAGAGGCTCGATCGCAAGCTCTCGGCCATGGCAAAGAAAGAGGAGGTACAAGACGAGCTACTGTCACTTGACCTCGATGACCAGCTGCGCATCTTTGGCGAGATGATTGACCCCGACCCCGCCGACCAGAAGAGCGTCGTCGCCTACACGAGACGCTACCTGAAAGCGCTCTACTCCTCTGCCCACGACCAGATAGAGGCTGCGGGTTGGCTGGACGTGGACCACGTGGGCAAGCGCATCCTGGGTAAGGCCAATCTGAACGCCGTCGAGTGGCTGTACCTATTTTTGCTGCTCACGGGCGGCAACGCCCGAGACGCGCGCTTTGTGATGGTAGACGAGGTGCAGGACTACACCGCCGCCCAGCTTACGCTCCTCTCGCGCTATTTCTCACGTGCCCACTTCCTGCTTCTGGGCGACGAGCACCAAGCCATCCGCGAGGGCACGGCAGACCTCGACCAGGTGAGGGAGATCTTTTCTGCCTCGCATGCGGGCATCGAGGAGTGCCGCCTGCTTACAAGCTATCGCTCGAGCCCCGAGATCACGGCGCTCTTCTCGAGCCTGGTGGAGGAGGACAAGGGCCGCGTGCTCAGCTCGGTGCAACGCGAGGGAGTGGCGCCGCAGATCATGGAGTGCGATGCTGACGCCACGGCATACCTCGGCGAGCTTCGCCTTCAGGTAAGCGCTGCCCTAGCGCAGGCCGACGAGGCGCGAGGGCGGGGCGAGAACTTCCTCACGGCCATCATCACCGCAGACAAGCCGCGCGCCAACTGGCTGCGCAAGCAGCTCGGCAGCTCGGTGCAGGCGCTGCGCAAGGGCGAGGGCCTGCCTCGCACGGGCGTGATCATCCTCGCCTTGGGACTCGCGAAGGGCCTCGAGTTCGACCAGGTCATCATCCCTGATGCCCAAGCTGCGGTCTACCCGGACAGTGAGCTCTCGCGCCGCAGGCTCTACACTGCCATCAGCCGCGCGATGCACTACGTCACGATCCTCTCGCAGGGTACGATGACGCCGCTTCTGGGCAAGGCAAGCGATAGCTAG
- a CDS encoding glycerophosphodiester phosphodiesterase family protein, translating into MVRGRDVRGKDVGKRRIWRHRRRILILLLIGFMWLNNTNLLYHGQAGTYRLLAHRGLAQTFDESEAGWDSNTAAMIDEPRHGYIENTIPSMRAAFDLGADAVEFDVKLSKDGQLAVFHDSTLVYRCGMEGEVQDYTMAELRQMDVGFGYTADGGKTYPLRGKGVGLMPTMDEVLATFPDREFVIEVKDGKAETYRVLWERLKGLSPERLARLSICCASEEGVAYLRTCSKDLKLLSKNTMLKALVEYELIGWTGCVPKDMRNTELRIPLRYARLLWGWPNRFMERMDTANVRVELVAGDGGLSEGFDTPGSLGDVPDGFDGYVWTNRIDEVGHHVVL; encoded by the coding sequence ATGGTCAGGGGCAGGGATGTGAGGGGTAAGGACGTGGGGAAGAGGCGTATATGGAGGCATAGGAGGCGCATCCTCATCCTGTTGCTTATCGGCTTCATGTGGCTGAACAACACGAACCTCCTCTACCATGGCCAGGCGGGAACCTATCGGCTCCTTGCACATAGGGGCCTTGCGCAGACCTTCGATGAGTCTGAGGCTGGCTGGGACAGCAACACGGCCGCGATGATCGATGAGCCGAGGCATGGCTACATAGAGAACACCATCCCCTCTATGCGTGCTGCCTTCGACCTCGGTGCAGATGCGGTGGAGTTTGACGTAAAGCTTTCGAAGGACGGACAACTGGCCGTCTTTCATGACTCGACGCTCGTGTATCGCTGCGGCATGGAGGGCGAGGTCCAGGACTACACGATGGCCGAGCTGAGGCAGATGGACGTGGGCTTTGGCTATACGGCCGACGGTGGCAAGACCTACCCGCTTCGCGGCAAGGGCGTGGGCCTCATGCCGACGATGGACGAGGTGCTGGCGACCTTCCCGGACAGGGAGTTCGTGATCGAAGTCAAGGATGGAAAGGCAGAAACCTATAGGGTGCTGTGGGAGAGGCTCAAGGGACTCTCGCCAGAGCGCCTCGCACGACTCAGCATCTGCTGTGCCAGTGAGGAGGGCGTCGCATACCTCAGGACCTGCAGCAAGGATCTGAAGCTCCTGTCCAAGAATACGATGCTCAAGGCGTTGGTCGAGTACGAGCTCATAGGCTGGACCGGATGCGTCCCTAAGGACATGAGAAATACCGAGCTGCGCATTCCCCTACGCTACGCTCGTCTCCTGTGGGGCTGGCCGAACAGGTTCATGGAGAGGATGGATACGGCAAACGTCCGCGTGGAGCTGGTGGCGGGGGATGGGGGACTCTCTGAGGGCTTCGACACGCCGGGTAGTCTAGGTGACGTGCCGGATGGCTTTGACGGGTACGTCTGGACGAATAGGATCGACGAAGTCGGGCATCATGTCGTTCTCTGA
- a CDS encoding DUF3592 domain-containing protein yields MDNALLALYGWFTLALFVIVAVAPLSSSAVAMALWSALSLALSAHIAWRRLHWVPVEGEVVEVRDGGPGSGSWSFGWRWSYGGVTHTATDIVGQSFLSLFNRIGRGTRATLWVDPRDPSRLLPPSWRARLTTYLVDVVMGAYGTLYLGARALGLSWGGVGGLVRLLLGG; encoded by the coding sequence ATGGACAACGCGCTGCTCGCCCTGTACGGGTGGTTCACGCTCGCCCTGTTCGTGATCGTCGCCGTCGCGCCGCTCTCCTCCTCCGCCGTCGCCATGGCCCTCTGGTCCGCGCTCTCCCTGGCCCTCTCCGCCCACATCGCCTGGCGCAGGCTCCATTGGGTCCCGGTGGAGGGGGAGGTGGTCGAGGTCAGGGACGGCGGCCCGGGCTCCGGCTCATGGTCCTTCGGCTGGCGTTGGTCGTACGGGGGCGTGACGCACACGGCGACGGACATCGTCGGGCAGAGTTTCCTGTCCCTGTTCAATCGCATCGGGAGGGGGACCCGCGCGACCCTCTGGGTGGACCCGCGCGACCCCTCGCGCCTGCTGCCCCCGAGCTGGCGCGCGCGCCTCACCACCTACCTCGTCGACGTCGTCATGGGCGCCTACGGGACCCTGTACCTGGGGGCGCGCGCCCTGGGACTTTCCTGGGGCGGCGTGGGCGGCCTCGTGCGCCTGCTCCTCGGGGGCTGA
- a CDS encoding low molecular weight protein-tyrosine-phosphatase, with amino-acid sequence MIRVLFVCHGNICRSTMAECVMRYLVDKAGVADDFHIDSAATSREDIGSDVHPGTRRKLSELGIPCGHHRARQVTLADYGRFDHIVIMDEENAWGLECILRGDPEGKVSKLLSWAGLDRDVADPWYTRDFDTTYRDVRMGCQAMLETLS; translated from the coding sequence ATGATACGAGTTCTCTTCGTGTGCCATGGCAACATCTGTCGCTCGACGATGGCCGAGTGCGTGATGAGGTACCTGGTGGACAAGGCTGGCGTTGCCGATGACTTTCATATCGACTCTGCCGCGACAAGTCGGGAGGACATCGGCAGCGACGTTCATCCTGGCACGCGTCGCAAGCTCAGTGAGCTGGGCATACCGTGCGGCCACCACCGCGCACGGCAGGTGACGCTGGCAGACTACGGCCGCTTCGACCATATCGTGATCATGGATGAGGAGAATGCCTGGGGGCTGGAGTGCATCCTGCGGGGGGACCCAGAGGGTAAGGTGAGCAAGCTGCTCTCGTGGGCAGGCCTTGACCGCGACGTTGCGGACCCTTGGTATACCAGAGACTTCGATACCACCTATCGCGATGTGAGGATGGGATGCCAGGCTATGCTCGAGACCCTGAGCTGA
- a CDS encoding cation diffusion facilitator family transporter: MATGLTERIVARFVPDATNTRDPRTRSAYGFLSSTICIGLNLLLCATKGVVGLMVGSISVTADALNNLSDASSNIVSLIGFKLASRPADKGHPYGHGRFEYLAGMAIAMLVVAVGIQLAWQSIGKIATPSPADFNALTVTMLVLSLVVKFFMASLNHRLARRIDSSVLEATAQDSRNDMIATGAVLAAGIVSWFWHVELDGWAGLAVSVFIIVSGFTILRDTIDPLMGRTPPEDLVRRVHKKILSYPGVLGTHDLMIHDYGPGRQFASAHVEIAADTSLRRSHALIDSIEQGLREQENISFVLHCDPVEAKDDRTDLRNWIEGRLQRIDPDLTVHDVTSVCRDDMTQVSLDCLKPERLALSDDELRSTITTIVRERLPGAECHITIDTGFVSPAG; encoded by the coding sequence ATGGCCACAGGCCTGACAGAGCGCATCGTCGCCCGCTTTGTGCCCGATGCGACAAACACGAGGGACCCTCGGACGCGCAGTGCCTATGGATTTCTCTCCAGCACGATTTGCATAGGTCTCAACCTGCTCCTGTGCGCGACCAAGGGTGTTGTTGGCCTCATGGTAGGCTCGATCTCCGTCACTGCAGATGCCCTCAACAACCTCTCTGACGCCTCGAGCAATATCGTGAGCCTCATTGGCTTCAAGCTGGCAAGCCGCCCCGCCGACAAGGGCCACCCATACGGTCACGGTCGCTTCGAGTACCTGGCCGGCATGGCCATCGCCATGCTCGTCGTTGCCGTCGGCATACAGCTCGCCTGGCAGTCGATCGGCAAGATAGCCACCCCTTCTCCCGCTGACTTCAACGCGCTCACCGTCACCATGCTGGTCCTCTCCCTTGTAGTCAAGTTTTTCATGGCCAGCCTCAACCATAGGCTCGCGCGACGCATCGACTCTTCGGTCCTCGAGGCGACGGCCCAGGACTCAAGAAACGACATGATCGCAACCGGAGCCGTCCTCGCTGCCGGCATCGTTTCCTGGTTCTGGCATGTCGAGCTTGACGGATGGGCGGGTCTTGCGGTCTCCGTCTTCATCATCGTGAGCGGCTTTACGATTCTTCGAGATACCATCGACCCCTTGATGGGTAGAACTCCACCTGAAGACCTGGTGAGACGCGTGCACAAGAAGATCCTGAGCTACCCGGGCGTCCTCGGCACTCATGACCTCATGATCCACGACTACGGGCCCGGTCGGCAGTTCGCAAGCGCCCATGTCGAGATAGCCGCAGATACCTCCCTGCGCAGGAGCCACGCCCTTATCGACAGCATAGAGCAGGGCCTACGTGAGCAGGAGAACATCAGCTTTGTTCTGCACTGCGACCCCGTCGAGGCCAAGGATGATCGCACCGATCTGCGCAACTGGATAGAGGGGCGCCTCCAGAGGATTGATCCGGACCTCACGGTGCATGATGTCACGTCGGTTTGCCGCGATGACATGACGCAGGTCTCGCTCGACTGCCTGAAGCCCGAGCGCCTGGCGCTCTCGGACGATGAGCTGCGTAGCACCATCACCACTATCGTTCGTGAGCGCCTTCCCGGGGCCGAATGTCACATCACCATCGACACAGGCTTCGTCTCGCCAGCAGGATAG